One genomic segment of Pseudomonadota bacterium includes these proteins:
- a CDS encoding glycosyltransferase family 4 protein, with the protein MRIAQVAPLYESVPPQLYGGTERVVAYLTDELVRQGHDVTLFASGDSQTQAHLRPVCNRALRLTDCRDALAHHMLLLDRVGREAHNFNIVHFHIDYLHFPQTRLLNLPNVTTLHGRLDLPDLVPIYHEFNEMPVVSISNDQRTPLPFANWQATVYHGLPENSYRLYPGPGKYLAFLGRISPEKRVDRAIRIAQRVGMELRIAAKVDKVDEAYFKECIRPLLADPLVQFIGEIGEKEKNDFLGQAHALLFPIDWPEPFGLVMIEAMACGTPVIAYRRGSVSEIVRSGESGYVVDNLEEAVNAVAKVDAVSRRRCRQAFEARFCASRMARDYLAVYRAIIDAGVQTQPAA; encoded by the coding sequence ATGAGAATAGCTCAAGTTGCACCACTTTATGAGAGTGTCCCGCCGCAACTCTATGGAGGCACGGAACGGGTAGTGGCATATTTGACCGATGAGTTAGTGCGGCAGGGACACGACGTTACGCTCTTTGCGAGTGGTGACTCGCAAACGCAGGCGCACCTGCGGCCGGTTTGCAATCGCGCGTTGCGGCTCACCGATTGCCGTGACGCATTGGCGCATCACATGCTGCTTTTGGATCGGGTGGGACGCGAGGCGCACAATTTCAACATCGTTCATTTTCATATCGACTATCTGCATTTTCCACAGACACGCCTGTTAAACCTGCCGAACGTGACTACCTTGCACGGCCGTTTGGACCTGCCGGACCTGGTCCCGATTTATCATGAGTTCAACGAGATGCCAGTGGTGTCCATATCTAATGATCAACGCACTCCGCTGCCGTTCGCGAATTGGCAAGCTACCGTGTATCACGGGTTGCCCGAGAATTCCTACCGCTTGTATCCCGGGCCGGGCAAATACCTGGCTTTTCTAGGACGTATCTCTCCGGAGAAGCGTGTCGACCGGGCGATACGGATCGCACAGCGCGTTGGGATGGAGCTACGCATCGCGGCCAAAGTGGACAAAGTCGATGAAGCCTATTTCAAGGAATGTATTCGGCCCCTGCTTGCCGACCCCCTCGTCCAGTTTATCGGGGAGATAGGGGAAAAGGAGAAAAACGATTTTCTCGGTCAGGCACACGCTTTACTGTTCCCCATCGACTGGCCGGAGCCTTTCGGCTTGGTCATGATCGAGGCGATGGCCTGCGGTACGCCGGTTATTGCGTACCGGCGCGGCTCCGTAAGCGAGATCGTGCGTTCCGGTGAGAGCGGGTACGTCGTCGATAATCTGGAGGAAGCCGTGAACGCGGTCGCAAAAGTCGATGCCGTGAGTCGCCGACGCTGCCGCCAGGCATTCGAAGCGCGTTTTTGCGCTTCTCGCATGGCCCGCGATTATCTCGCTGTCTACCGCGCTATAATCGACGCCGGCGTCCAGACACAACCGGCAGCATAA